TACAGCCTTTCTAGTGGGAAATGATCAAGTAGCAGCCGGAATTATTACCGAAAGTGTAAAACAAGGATTTGCTGTCCCTGAAGATGTAGCCATTTTGAGTTTTGATAACCATCCGATATCTGAAATTATGGGAATAACAACAATTGACATCCCCACTAAACAATTAGGTTCATATGCCTTTAACTCATTTATTAAGCGGTCTGGTGATAGTACAAATGCAGAGAAGATCGCCCTTCCATTTACCTTAATTCAACGACAATCTGTTTAAAGAATAAAAAGCGCAAGCGCCTTGTTCAGCCCCGACAAGCGCTGGAGTGCCTGACAGTGAAGTCACTCTTTTACTTCATTGGCAGGACCGAAATTGAAATGTATAGCCGACTGCCCAGAAACACAGCAACTGGAGACTCCGACAAAGAAGCGCTTTTTGCTTCTGCCGGCGGAGTTGAAGTTTCGGAGGTTCTAGGAGGCGACACTAGACAAACGTCTCGAGGAGTTAGGATCCGCAGCTAGACAAGCCGAAATGCGGAGGCGACTGCTCAACTCCGACAAGCGTTGGAGGGCCTGACAGTGAAGTCGCTCTTTGACTTCATTGGCAGGACCGAAACGTCTCGAGGAGTTAGGAGCCGAAGCTTGACAAGCGTCTCGAGGAGCTATCTGCTGCAGCTGGATTAAGAAAACTCAAAATAGTTATCATCCACATCGAAATAATTTTATAATTTCCTGGATAATCAAAAAACCTGCCATTCAGTCGGCAGGTTCCTTATTATCAAATAATGCTTTTCCGATCAATACGTACAATGTTATCATCTGTCATGTAATAGTCATGGGAATCCAACAATAGCTCTTTTAAAGATTCAGGTACCCTATTGGCATCATAACCACAAATTGTGATTAAATTTGTGGCCTGAAGCATTGCGTCTGCTTCTTTTTCGTAATCGCCAAGATTCTGGTAGATTTGTTCTTGATCTCTCCATTCAACATGAGCCCAAGTCTGAATAGGAATATTATTTTCCAAAAAAGGTGAAAGCATGTTATCTAAATAACTAAGAATAGTATTCTTATTAAAGTTGCCGCGATAGCAGTAAAATTCATAATTATTGATTGTGTGAATCATTTCCTGTTGTTCCTTATCAAACTCAGCTTTGATTCTCTTCTGGAGTTCAGGCATAATCCGGTCATTTTCTATGATCATCACGTGGTTGCCGAGTCCAATTGCCGCTGTAACATAGACTATTAGGTTATCAACATATTTCTCTTCGTTTTCGAATGAGTAAAAAATATGGGCACCATTTTCTTTAACAGTAGAGATCAAGTCCTGGATTTTTTTGCGCATTGTATCAGTCTCCTCCGAATTCAAGGGAAACAAACAATGAATTCACATATTCAAAATATACCCTTTATCATAACACACTTCTATCCATTAATCGATTAAACTTGTTTAAGATTCAGTCACACCCAATTATATATATACGATTAGGGTTTAAATATCCCTTTATTATCCCAAATAAGGTTCTTTAATTATAAATTTTTGAATTACTCAAAAGATCACCATTTTTCACTGGAATTATTAAAAAAACCCACCGAACAATTGCATGATCGGTGGGTTTAGTATTATTCCATAATAAAAGTCTTGAGTTTGCTTGCTTTCTCATTTAAATTACTTAAAGCATCATGGTATTCAGTTTCTAACTGGCTAATAATCTCCGATGCAGATTGTATATCCTTAATAGCTCCAACTCCCTGCCCTGCTGACCAAATATCTTTCCAAGCCTTGGCATTCGTCTCTCTCTGCATCGAATCAAAATTAACATTATCTTTTTTCTGGAGGGTTTCAGGGTCCAGTCCTGCCCTGACGATGCTTGGCTTTAGCATATTCGCTTTGACACCAGAAAAAGCATCGGTGAGAATAAGGTCTTCTTGAGTTGCATCTACTACCATTTGTCTGTACTCATCATTCGCCATACTTTCCTTTGCCACAATGAATCTTGTCCCCATGTATGCAAGGTCTGCTCCTGCAGCCTGTGCAGCAAGTACGGCTTTTCCGGTGGTGATTGATCCTGCCAGAACAATGATTCCATCCCAAAAGGTCCGTACAGAATCTACGAAAGCAAAGCCATTCAGTTCCCCGGCATGGCCTCCTGCTCCGTTAGCGACTAAAATAAGACCGTCTACTCCTGTCTGTGCAGCTTTCTTGGCAAATTTCACATCACTGACATCTGAGAAAACAAGGCCACCATATTCATGAACAATGTCTACCACTTTCTTAGGACTCCCGAGTGACGTGATAACAAGCTGAGGTTGATGCTTTTTTATTAAGGCAAGCTCTTCCTCAAGCCTGCTGTAAGTACTATGTACCACCATATTCATAGCCCATGGTGCGATTTTCCGTTCTGGCTCTTGTTTTTTTGCTTCTGCTAATTCGTCATTCAACCTGCCCATCCATTCATCTAGAACTTCAATTGGCCGGGCGTTTGGAGCTGGAAATGATCCAATCACTCCGTTTTTGCAGCAGGAACTAACCAAATCAGGACCTGAAACAAGGAACATTGGAGCAGCTATTGCAGGAACAGATAGCTGCTCCCACCAGTTTTGTGGAATAACTTTACTCATCGTATCATCCCTTCTACATTTCTAAATTTTCTGAATATCTTTATCATAGTTTAACTTACCGGATTTTTCAATCTTGACGAGGTTTTATTATTTTAAAAAAAGAATCCCCCACTTAATGCTAAAGGGGTCTCTTTGGAAGTGCGAAATTATACATAACAGTACAAGTAATGTAGAGAAAAGAAGTGGTGATTAGCAATTAGTTCATCATGCTTTTTAACTTCCGAATTATATAATTCAAACTTTTATGATGGAATTACACTGTCAATTTTAGATAGGGAGTTTTCAAAGAAATACCCGATGGGATAAATAGTCGGAAAAATTCCGCTTAATAAGTAAATTGCGCTGAAAAAAGACTAAATAGACGGAGAAATTCCGTCTATTGATTCGAAAAACACTAATTTGGTGGAATTTGCTTGGTATAAGAGAAAAAACTCCGCTTATTTAGCCAAAAACGTGCTCCATTCTGAATATAACCGGAAAAACTCCGCTTATTTTACTTTCGCTGATTTCTTATTTATGGACCAGACTTCTTTCTGCTGGTGCATCTATTTTATGTTTGGAAATTTGCAATTCCTATCAAATTCAAGGAAGTATTTACAAGCGTTTTAGCATGTAAATTAACAGCATTAGAATGTCCATTCTCACTTTACTAATTGGTATGCTAATAACAGGGTTAATTATCAAATAAAATTGTCATAAACGTTCCTAACCAATAAAAAATAGCATGCTAAATTGTAAGCAATTTAACATACTATTTGATTTGTTTTTTCGCGTTTTGCACTCCACAAGAGAATCCTTCAACTCAATGTGAAGGATCTTTGCGGTATTTCTGCTGAATCTTTTTTAAGCTGTTTAGAGTACGGACAAAAATCGTATCATTTCCTTCTTGAGGGTTCTTTAAATACCTGCGCCAAATAAATTGACTTCCTTCTTCTATCAGCAGCAAAACAACGATTGGCAGCAGCAATAGCCAAATCCAGGTCCACATATTTCAGGCTCCTTTCGGAAGGATATATTATCCTATTCAATTCTTTACCTCAAAATGTGCGAATGCTAACATTAACTGATTTAGTTTGGGTCCTTATATTCCATTGCCCTTTTACTGTCTCTGTATCCTTTAGTGGTTGGATCTTGTATGACCCCAAGCATGGCAAGAATCATGAAAATACTGTTTACCAACATCAAAATCTCATTCTGGATTTCATCCGTCAATCTGAAAGTTGTCCACCCCAATATATTTAAACCTTCCAGTACAATTTGGGCTACTATCATTAATTGTGAAATGAAAGCGATAACCCAGGCTTTATTTTTGAACCTAACACCCCAGTTAAACATAAGTCTCATTCCTTCCACTACTTCATTTCTAATAATATATTCGGCAGAAGGAATCGGTTGTCTGCTTTTGTCCCGCCCTATTTAATTTTTAGCTCTTTTATTTAATCTTTCTAAAATATCTTCACGGTGGATGAATATTATAATCATTACAAGTACGGCTGAAATAAATACAACTAGCGGCTGGGTTCCCAGGAAGTAAAAAAATGCAGGAATCAAAACAAAGGAACCAAGTCCTGCAAATGTAAAACTTTTAAAAAAGGGATAAAACAAAAGAAAACCAACAATGATAACCAAAGCTGTTAGCGGTTCAAAGGCGAGCATCCCTCCGATAAATGTAGAGATCCCCATGCCACCTTTAAATTTCAAGGTAATCGGCTTAACATGGCCAAGGATTCCAAACCCCAATCCGCCCAATAATAATTCAGGCGAAAGTTTAAAATATTCGCCAAGAAGGATTACAATTGCCCCTTTTAGAGAATCACCAAGAAAAGTCAAAACGAATGATACTTTTCCATGGACCCGTCCCGCATTCCGCGCCCCTACGTTGCCGCTTCCCTCGACTCTTATATCCTTTCTCCCGAGTAACCTAACAACGAAATAGCCAGCCATTAAGCTGCCAAGAAGATATGAAATTAATAAATAACTGAAAATAGGCATGGCAACACAACCTGTCCTAACAATATTAGTAGAGTTTATTCGGTATGAAGCCGATAAATTCCTGCATAGATATTCCCAATAAAAATACCCGGCCTGAGAAGACCGGGAAGTATTTCTAACCTTGCTTACCTACTTGGGTTCCCTGGTCAAGCAAACGGGAATCCACATCTCTTTCAATTTTCATATAGAAAAAGAATAATAAAAAAACCGCGCCTGATAACAATCGTAAAACAGCAGCGAGATTCATAGCCGTTTCAATTGAACTTAACTGAAGCAAATACACACCAACCTGCGGTGCAATAAAGCCTATAATCGCTAAAAGAATGTTATATTGTGCGATAAAACTTCCACGGTTCTCCTCCTTCGTCACTTCAAGAAGCTGATTAAATAACAAAAGAACGGTCCCGGAAACAAAAAGGCCGGAAGTAAAGTTGACGAAGGTTAGGTAATACATATTTTTCGAAAGGATTGTTAGGAATGGCGCTGATGCCATCCCGACCGCAGTAACTGCCAGCATCTTTCCATTGCTGTGCTTATCAGCCATCCTTCCCCACCACTTGAAGCTTATGATCTGACCCACCTGATTCGCCACAGTTATAATGCTGATCCAGAAACCAGTCATATGAGCGACCTTGATATTATATATATTGAACAGAGGCCAGGCTAGCTGCCAGGCAAAGTTGAAAAACAATCCGCATATCAAGAAGTAAATGAACGGTTTGTGTTTATAGGCGTCCCAGCCTAAATTTAACTTTTTCTTGCCAGGTACCTTTTCTTTCTTCGGTTCTATATGTCTATTTAAATAGATAACTTCTGCAATACCAAATAGAAATGCTAAAATGAAGAGGATTTGATATGGCAGAGGATTTGATTTGTCAAACCATTGAAGCCCTATTCCAATCAGCAATGTCGTAATCATACCAGCAATGGTCAGTATCCTGTTCCTTTCACTAAAAAAACCGCTTCTGCGGCTGTCTGAAATAAGGTCCCCAATAAATGACTGCCAGCTAAGCATTGCGAATGAACCTGGAAGATTCATTAGACCAATCAGTAATACAAATGTCCAGGCCCTGTATTCTTCAGGCAGATAGATGACCAAAAACATCCCCAGCAAAAATAAACGAGTGAACAAAATCGAGAGACCAGTGAACCTCTTTTTTTCCTGCAGCCTGCTCATAATCACGGTACCAAGAATCATTGCAAACATGCCTATTATTTGAGGCAAAGAACTAATTAATCCTACTTGATAATTCGTAGCACCGAGAACACCAATTGCAAATAAGGCAAAGTAGTTATTGCTCATACTCATAACAACCGTAGAAGCGACACCATTTATTATGCTATTCTTTTCATTCCTCTTTGTTATTTGTGAAGGACTTTCCATACATTCCTCTTCTTTCGAATCATTTAAATTATTTTGGATATCGAAATATCCACCTAATTTTACTCCTTCTGGTTTTTGCTGGCAATAGGATTTTTCCACAAAAAACAAACTAAGAATTTTCTGGAAATATAGGTTATTCGAAGTGCCGTTTTTAATAGTTTCTTGTTGGTTGGCTTAATTGAAGATGCTTTCTCGGATCCAATAAAAAAAGGAGCACATGGCCCCCTTTTCACTTGTCCAGGAAATTATAAAACAATTTCGTTGTGGATAACTATATATGGTTTTCTTAATCCGCCTACAGCGCCTAGTCCCTCGAGTCGCTTGCGCTTTTTGTTCTTATTTATACGTTCTTTAAAACCAATTTCAATCTGTTATTACGTTCGCTTCTTTCTTCTTCTGTCACTAGGTCATACTTCTTAAGCAAGTGGAATACTTCATTCAAAATGCCCTGTGTATGTTCTTCCTCAAAAAATTGGTTGAACAATGGATGAATTTCCTGAGGAAGGAATTCCTTTTGTGATTGGTATTTCTCCTGGACATCCTTTTTGCTGTGGTCAATATTGCATTCTCCCATACTGATCCCTCCTAATATGTATACCAATAGAATAACAGACTCTCTTTGTCTTTACCCAACACTTTTAGATATATTCCCAACAAAATGCTTAATGATGGGAAGGGAAAAGGCCAAGAGACCTTGGCTTTTATGTCTAACCGAAATGTATAGTAAG
This window of the Mesobacillus jeotgali genome carries:
- a CDS encoding MEDS domain-containing protein; translated protein: MRKKIQDLISTVKENGAHIFYSFENEEKYVDNLIVYVTAAIGLGNHVMIIENDRIMPELQKRIKAEFDKEQQEMIHTINNYEFYCYRGNFNKNTILSYLDNMLSPFLENNIPIQTWAHVEWRDQEQIYQNLGDYEKEADAMLQATNLITICGYDANRVPESLKELLLDSHDYYMTDDNIVRIDRKSII
- a CDS encoding NAD(P)H-dependent flavin oxidoreductase; the encoded protein is MSKVIPQNWWEQLSVPAIAAPMFLVSGPDLVSSCCKNGVIGSFPAPNARPIEVLDEWMGRLNDELAEAKKQEPERKIAPWAMNMVVHSTYSRLEEELALIKKHQPQLVITSLGSPKKVVDIVHEYGGLVFSDVSDVKFAKKAAQTGVDGLILVANGAGGHAGELNGFAFVDSVRTFWDGIIVLAGSITTGKAVLAAQAAGADLAYMGTRFIVAKESMANDEYRQMVVDATQEDLILTDAFSGVKANMLKPSIVRAGLDPETLQKKDNVNFDSMQRETNAKAWKDIWSAGQGVGAIKDIQSASEIISQLETEYHDALSNLNEKASKLKTFIME
- a CDS encoding phage holin, with the translated sequence MRLMFNWGVRFKNKAWVIAFISQLMIVAQIVLEGLNILGWTTFRLTDEIQNEILMLVNSIFMILAMLGVIQDPTTKGYRDSKRAMEYKDPN
- a CDS encoding glycerol-3-phosphate acyltransferase yields the protein MPIFSYLLISYLLGSLMAGYFVVRLLGRKDIRVEGSGNVGARNAGRVHGKVSFVLTFLGDSLKGAIVILLGEYFKLSPELLLGGLGFGILGHVKPITLKFKGGMGISTFIGGMLAFEPLTALVIIVGFLLFYPFFKSFTFAGLGSFVLIPAFFYFLGTQPLVVFISAVLVMIIIFIHREDILERLNKRAKN
- a CDS encoding MFS transporter; translation: MESPSQITKRNEKNSIINGVASTVVMSMSNNYFALFAIGVLGATNYQVGLISSLPQIIGMFAMILGTVIMSRLQEKKRFTGLSILFTRLFLLGMFLVIYLPEEYRAWTFVLLIGLMNLPGSFAMLSWQSFIGDLISDSRRSGFFSERNRILTIAGMITTLLIGIGLQWFDKSNPLPYQILFILAFLFGIAEVIYLNRHIEPKKEKVPGKKKLNLGWDAYKHKPFIYFLICGLFFNFAWQLAWPLFNIYNIKVAHMTGFWISIITVANQVGQIISFKWWGRMADKHSNGKMLAVTAVGMASAPFLTILSKNMYYLTFVNFTSGLFVSGTVLLLFNQLLEVTKEENRGSFIAQYNILLAIIGFIAPQVGVYLLQLSSIETAMNLAAVLRLLSGAVFLLFFFYMKIERDVDSRLLDQGTQVGKQG
- a CDS encoding group-specific protein; translated protein: MGECNIDHSKKDVQEKYQSQKEFLPQEIHPLFNQFFEEEHTQGILNEVFHLLKKYDLVTEEERSERNNRLKLVLKNV